The Undibacter mobilis genome segment GACGATGCCCATTCGCCCGTCGAAAGCGTTGTGCATCGCTATCCCGATCGCGTGCTCCTCAAGCTCACCCATGTCTGCGCGGTCTATTGCCGCTTCTGTTTTCGCCGTGAAATGGTCGGTCCCGACAAGCCGAATGCGCTGTCGGCCGAGGCGCTGAAAGCCGCGCTCGATTACATCCGTGCCAATAGCGGCATCTGGGAAGTCATCCTCACCGGCGGCGATCCGCTCATCCTGTCGCCGCGCCGGCTGCGCGCGGTGATGCAGGAACTCGCCGCCATCGCGCATGTGAAGGTGGTGCGCATTCACACGCGCATGCCAATTGCCGAACCGTCACGCATCACGGCCGATCTAGTGCGCGCGCTCAAGCTCAAGGGCAAGGCGGTCTATGTCGCCGTTCACGTCAATCATGCTCGCGAACTGACCGTTGAGGCACGCGCCGCCTGCGCGCGGCTGGCCGATGCCGGACTGCCGCTGGTCGGCCAATCGGTGCTGCTCAAGGGCGTCAACGATACCGCCGACGCCATGCGAGACCTGATGCGCGCCTGCGTCGAGACCCGCATCAAGCCGTATTATCTGCATCACGGCGATCTGGCGCCCGGCACGGCGCATCTGCGCACCGACATCGCCGCCGGGCAGGCGATCATGCGCGAACTGCGTGGCCGCGTCTCGGGGCTGTGTCAGCCGTCTTATGTGCTCGACATCCCGGGCGGCCACGGCAAATCGCCGATCGGGCCGAACTATCTCGGCGCGAACGAGGCGGGATACGAGGTGGAAGACTTCACCGGCCGGCGTCACGCCTACCGTTAGCGTGTCAGTGACGGATCGAAATCAGGTCGATCAGGGCGGAGGCAACCGCAAGCGCGGCGAAGGCGACGAACACCGCGCTGATCAGCACGTTCCAGATGAACATGGCATCGCGGCGCAGCGCATCGACGACGGTGCGCGACGACATCGCGCTTCTGGCGGCAACGCTCTTGCTGTTGATCATGGCTTCCGCTCCTGCTCGAAACACCACGCTGGAAATCTAGTCGCGCGGCCGGGATTCCCTCCATAACTTCTGCGTTAAATTGCGACCGATTGGTGCCATTGGCCTGCATGGCAGACATGAGCGCACCGGGCCGCGCAAATTGACGCAGGCGACCCTGGCAGCGGCCGCTGCGTTCGATAGGTGTCACCGTCAGCCGGCTGGTCTGGTGCTCTTGCGTGTCTTCGGGTCGTAACGCCCGCCGCCGAGATGTCGGTGTCCCCATGCCATGATCTGGAGCAACACGGGCTCCAGCGACTTGCCCTTGTCGGTCAGGTGATAGGCATAGCGGACCGGTCTTTGCTGGTAAGCGACGCGTTGCACGAGGCCCCATTGAGCGAGGCGCTTGAGCCGTTCCGACAGGATGTTGGAGGGGATGTGCTCAGCGCTGTCCTGCAGCGCTTGGAACGTTTGCTTGCCGTGCCACATCAGGTCGCGGACGATCAGCAGGGTCCATTTGTCGCCGGCCAATTCGAGTGTGCGGGCGATCGAGCAGGACGAACGGAAGTCGTGGCTGGCCATTGCTTGTGGCATCTCCATCATTCGCCGCGGTCCTGTCGTCATGCGGCTCCCGACTTTCTAGCAAAGTCACTTGCAAAACGAAAGTGTGCGGCCTAACGTCACTTGCATAATGCAAGTGACAAGCGGCCGGCCACGGCCCGGGCAGGGGGGCGCTCATGAACAGGATCGTACTGGCTCACATCGCGGCATTCGCCGCCGCCGTCAGTGCCGGCACCGCCGTTGTCGCCACGCGCTTCGTCATCGGCGAGACCGATCCGCTCTCGCTTGTTTTTTATCGTTACGTCATATCGGTCGGCTGCTTTGCGCCATTCCTTAAGGCGATCTGGCCGCGCGAACGCCTGAGCCTCGCCGACTATGCGCAGATTGCCGGCTTCGGCATTCTGTTCTTCGTGCTGTTTCCCTGGGCCTTCAATGCATCGCTGCACTATGTGCCGGCGGCGCGCGGCGCCATCGGGCTTGCCACCATTCCGATCCAGACCATGATCGTTGCCTTCATCTTCGGCAGGGAGCGTTTCACATCGGCCAAGGTGCTGGGTGTCGGCATGGCCTTTGCCGGCATCGTTGTTGCTTTCGGGACGGCGGCTTTCCAGCCCGGCCATGCGGGTTATCTGTTGGGCGACGGGCTAATGCTGCTGGGGGTCTTTTGCGCCGCGATCTATTCGGTCTTCAGCCGCGCGACGCTGATGCGCCACGGCCCGCTCTTCGTCACCGCGCTCGCCATGGCCTTCGCGGTGCTGGCGTTGTTGCCCGTTGTCGTCCTCACACATGGACCGGCGTTGCCGGTCTTCAGCGCCAAAGGCTGGCTCGCAGTGGTTTTTCTCGGCACCGTTGCCGGCGCCGTTCAGTTTTCGCTCTTCATGTGGGCGTTACGCTGGCTGCCGCCGACGACGACGGTCCTCTATCTGACGCTCAATCCAGTGGCGGCAATGGTGCTCGGCATCTTGTGGCTCGGCGAGCGATTGACGCCGGAAATGCTGGCGGGCTTCGGCCTGGTGCTGGCCGGCATTCTGGTCGGCGTCGGCGTGCTGCGAGCGCCCAAAAGGCAACGGGCCTCGGGAGGCCGCCCCGATGCGGCAAAAACCTGACGTCAGACCTTGGCGCCCGACGCTTCCGTTTCCGGCACCGACGACGCATTGACCGAGAGCTTGACCACATCGCCTTCGACGGCGCCGACCAGCTTGCGGTCGATATAGTGATGATGGTCCTCGTGGCCGGCCGGGCTGTCCGTCCTGGTCAGCTTGATGCGGTCGCCTTCGACACGATCGACGGTGCCGACATGGGCGCCGTCCTTGCCGATGATTTTCATGTGTTCCTTGATCTCTGCCATGCATGCCTCCTGTGCTCTTGCGATCAACGCGCGGCGCCGGCAAATGTTCACGCCGCCTTCGGCCCGCGGATGCGCGTCGTCGGCCGTTTGCCTTCCTTGATCTCCTGCAACTTGATGCAGACCACGGTCAGCCAGGTGATGTCGAAGGCATTGCCGAGCGGCTCGTCGTCCTGATGCGGCATGGCGCTGTAGACGTCGTCGATGCCGACGGCCCAGATTTCCTCGCCCGCCTGCCGCAGGGCGAGAACGACATCGGCGCCGTCCAGGCCCTCGGCATGAGACCGGAACAGGTCCCAGATCTTGTCGCGGAACGGCGAGACGGCATCGCGCTTGGGTCGCTTGGACTTTTTGGGCTTTTTCAAAGTGGTGTCCTCCGGGCGTTACAAGCGCGCGGAGGAACCAAGGTTCCCGTCAGGCTGCCCGTGCCAGTGCCACGGCGTCGGCGCCGGCCGGGAAGCGGAGCGTAGTCGTCCGGTCGTTCGCGGCGCGCCACACCGTTTCGGCGACGTCGCGTTCCGTCGTGATCAGCGCCGGTTCTGCGAAAGTTGCGAAGATCGGGGCCGCGTAAGCGGCATAGACCTGCGGGATCAGGTCTTCGATGCGCACCGCCGTATTGTGCGCGAACCGCGTCGTCGGCGCGTAGCCGGGCTCGACGAGTTTGGCGCGGACGCCAAAGTGGCCAAGCTCGTGCGCCAGCGATCCGGTGAAGCCTTCGATGGCCTGCTTGCTGGCGGTGTAGGCGGCGGCGAGCGGCATGGCGGCGAGTGTCACGCTCGATGTGACATTGACGATCACGCCGGCGCGGCGCGCGCGGAATTGCGGGATCACGGCCTGCGTCATCGCCATGACGCCGAAGGTGTTGGTCTCGAACACTTTGCGGATATGGGCCATCGGCGTCGCCTCGAACGCACCGACGACGCCGATGCCGGCATTGTTGACCAGCGCGTCGATGGGGCCGGCGGCGTCGAGCGCGGCCGCGATGCTC includes the following:
- a CDS encoding lysine-2,3-aminomutase-like protein; amino-acid sequence: MNKHIRTLRTAGEIVDEGFVTPEERAVLEKVAARYAVALPPALAALIDRADPNDPIARQFVPDAAELETRPEELADPIGDDAHSPVESVVHRYPDRVLLKLTHVCAVYCRFCFRREMVGPDKPNALSAEALKAALDYIRANSGIWEVILTGGDPLILSPRRLRAVMQELAAIAHVKVVRIHTRMPIAEPSRITADLVRALKLKGKAVYVAVHVNHARELTVEARAACARLADAGLPLVGQSVLLKGVNDTADAMRDLMRACVETRIKPYYLHHGDLAPGTAHLRTDIAAGQAIMRELRGRVSGLCQPSYVLDIPGGHGKSPIGPNYLGANEAGYEVEDFTGRRHAYR
- a CDS encoding winged helix-turn-helix transcriptional regulator, encoding MASHDFRSSCSIARTLELAGDKWTLLIVRDLMWHGKQTFQALQDSAEHIPSNILSERLKRLAQWGLVQRVAYQQRPVRYAYHLTDKGKSLEPVLLQIMAWGHRHLGGGRYDPKTRKSTRPAG
- a CDS encoding DMT family transporter, whose amino-acid sequence is MNRIVLAHIAAFAAAVSAGTAVVATRFVIGETDPLSLVFYRYVISVGCFAPFLKAIWPRERLSLADYAQIAGFGILFFVLFPWAFNASLHYVPAARGAIGLATIPIQTMIVAFIFGRERFTSAKVLGVGMAFAGIVVAFGTAAFQPGHAGYLLGDGLMLLGVFCAAIYSVFSRATLMRHGPLFVTALAMAFAVLALLPVVVLTHGPALPVFSAKGWLAVVFLGTVAGAVQFSLFMWALRWLPPTTTVLYLTLNPVAAMVLGILWLGERLTPEMLAGFGLVLAGILVGVGVLRAPKRQRASGGRPDAAKT
- a CDS encoding DUF2171 domain-containing protein; amino-acid sequence: MAEIKEHMKIIGKDGAHVGTVDRVEGDRIKLTRTDSPAGHEDHHHYIDRKLVGAVEGDVVKLSVNASSVPETEASGAKV
- a CDS encoding SDR family oxidoreductase is translated as MNPSRNTVLITGCSSGYGLETARHFHAQGWNVIATMRSPREDLLPRASTLRVLPLDVTKPESIAAALDAAGPIDALVNNAGIGVVGAFEATPMAHIRKVFETNTFGVMAMTQAVIPQFRARRAGVIVNVTSSVTLAAMPLAAAYTASKQAIEGFTGSLAHELGHFGVRAKLVEPGYAPTTRFAHNTAVRIEDLIPQVYAAYAAPIFATFAEPALITTERDVAETVWRAANDRTTTLRFPAGADAVALARAA